Proteins found in one Plectropomus leopardus isolate mb chromosome 9, YSFRI_Pleo_2.0, whole genome shotgun sequence genomic segment:
- the slc25a51b gene encoding solute carrier family 25 member 51b, producing the protein MAVSTMDSESARTPQPQAALAKGGHSLLPAGALSGRLGAQRKHYVCGSIAAFTNIMVTFPIQKVLFRQQLHGVLATEAVRQLQRDGLRNLYRGLLPPLLQKSTTVAIMFGLYEDFSRVLLDRAGGMPELLTRSFAAALAGTTEAILTPFERVQTLLQDHRHHGRFNNTVHTFRTLLTEYGVRECYRGLVPILLRNGPSNVLFFGLRGPIKEQLPEASSRAGHMVIDFVCGGLLGAALGIMFYPLNVVKSRAQSQVGGAFQPCRKVLLTVWRERGGSLAMLFRGAHLNYHRSLLSWGIINATYELLLKLM; encoded by the coding sequence ATGGCTGTAAGCACCATGGACTCCGAGTCGGCCCGGACACCTCAGCCTCAGGCTGCCCTGGCTAAAGGAGGCCACTCCCTGCTGCCTGCTGGAGCTCTGAGTGGCAGGTTGGGCGCTCAAAGGAAGCACTATGTCTGCGGCTCCATCGCAGCCTTTACCAACATCATGGTGACTTTCCCCATCCAGAAGGTGCTGTTCCGCCAGCAGCTGCACGGCGTGCTGGCCACTGAGGCGGTGCGGCAGCTCCAGAGGGACGGGCTGAGGAATCTTTACCGGGGCCTGCTGCCCCCGCTGCTCCAGAAGAGCACCACAGTGGCCATCATGTTCGGCCTGTATGAGGACTTCTCTAGAGTTTTACTAGACCGGGCCGGTGGCATGCCGGAGCTGCTCACCCGAAGCTTTGCCGCAGCATTGGCAGGAACCACAGAAGCCATTCTGACGCCATTTGAGCGCGTGCAGACTCTCCTACAAGACCATCGGCACCACGGGCGCTTCAACAACACAGTCCACACCTTCCGGACACTTCTGACTGAGTACGGTGTCAGAGAGTGCTACCGTGGTCTGGTGCCCATACTTCTCCGTAATGGCCCTAGCAATGTGCTCTTCTTCGGGCTCCGAGGGCCCATTAAGGAGCAGCTCCCAGAAGCCAGTAGCCGTGCAGGTCATATGGttattgattttgtgtgtggAGGTTTGTTGGGGGCAGCCCTTGGCATAATGTTCTATCCATTAAATGTGGTCAAGTCGCGGGCTCAGTCTCAGGTCGGTGGAGCCTTCCAGCCCTGTAGGAAGGTGCTGCTAACagtgtggagagagaggggtggcAGCCTGGCCATGCTCTTCAGAGGAGCCCACCTCAACTACCACCGGTCACTCCTCTCCTGGGGGATCATCAATGCCACCTACGAGCTGCTGCTGAAGCTGATGTAA